From one Thermopolyspora flexuosa genomic stretch:
- a CDS encoding RNA polymerase sigma factor, with amino-acid sequence MALDETTEHLARAAARGDQRSLGELLARIEPDVLRHCQRLLPYPQDAEEASQDALLAVARNIGRFEGRAKFSTWLHIVTANCARTTYRSLKRRASEQAGELPEQRPDPHRVSVIAGSRLDLLDAMEALEADKPELAQALVLRDICQLDYAEVADQLGIPLGTAKSRIHQARKYVQSMLGEAYG; translated from the coding sequence ATGGCGCTGGACGAGACGACCGAACACCTTGCCCGGGCGGCCGCGCGAGGGGATCAGCGTTCGCTCGGCGAACTGCTCGCCCGCATCGAGCCGGACGTGCTCCGGCACTGTCAGCGGCTGCTGCCGTACCCGCAGGACGCGGAGGAGGCGAGCCAGGACGCGCTGCTCGCGGTGGCCCGCAACATCGGGCGCTTCGAGGGCCGGGCGAAGTTCAGCACCTGGCTGCACATCGTGACCGCGAACTGCGCCCGCACCACCTACCGCAGCCTCAAGCGCCGGGCCTCCGAGCAGGCCGGGGAGCTGCCCGAGCAGCGGCCGGACCCGCACCGGGTGAGCGTGATCGCGGGCTCCCGGCTCGACCTGCTCGACGCGATGGAGGCGCTCGAGGCCGACAAGCCCGAACTCGCCCAGGCGCTGGTGTTACGGGACATCTGCCAGCTCGACTACGCCGAGGTCGCCGACCAGCTCGGCATCCCGCTCGGCACCGCCAAGTCCCGCATCCACCAGGCCCGCAAGTACGTGCAGTCCATGCTCGGCGAGGCGTACGGCTGA